The following coding sequences are from one Eptesicus fuscus isolate TK198812 chromosome 7, DD_ASM_mEF_20220401, whole genome shotgun sequence window:
- the LTBR gene encoding tumor necrosis factor receptor superfamily member 3 isoform X1 produces MRPLWASPCGLAWGPLVLGLCGLLTASQPRLLPPYHTENQTCRDQEKEYYEPKHQACCSRCPPGTHVSAECSRDQDTVCATCPENSYNEHWNHLSICQLCRPCDQILGFQETAPCTSKQKTQCHCQPGMFCVRWDHECIHCEPLSDCPPGTEAERKGEAGEANHHCVPCKAGHFQNTSSPDASCLPHTRCEDLGLVEAAPGTAQSDTSCRNPPETPEMPGTMLMLAILLPLVSLLFLSTILACTWKSHPSLCRKLGSLLKSRPEGEESNIADGNWQPPSINPHIPDLVKPLLPIPGDLPLASAWPPPPPVVEQEVLQQQSPLSQARELEAELPEQGQVAHGTNGFHVTGGSVTVTGNIYIYNGPVLGGARGPGDPPAPPEPPYPIPEEGAPGPPGLSTPYQEDGKAWHLAETETLGCQDL; encoded by the exons ATGCGCCCGCTGTGGGCCTCCCCCtgcggcctggcctgggggccaCTCGTACTAGGCCTCTGCGGTCTCCTGACAGCATCCCAGCCCCGACTG TTGCCCCCATACCACACGGAGAACCAAACCTGCCGGGACCAGGAAAAGGAATACTACGAACCCAAGCATCAGgcctgctgctcccgctgccCCCCAG GCACTCACGTCTCCGCTGAATGTAGCCGTGACCAGGACACCGTGTGTGCCACGTGCCCTGAAAACTCCTACAACGAGCACTGGAACCATCTGTCCATCTGCCAGCTGTGCCGCCCCTGTGACCAGA TCCTGGGCTTCCAGGAGACTGCGCCTTGCACTAGCAAACAGAAAACCCAGTGCCACTGCCAGCCAGGAATGTTCTGCGTCCGTTGGGACCATGAGTGTATACACTGCGAGCCACtctccgactgcccaccgggcaCTGAAGCTGAGCGCAAAG gtgaggctggggaggCTAATCACCACTGTGTGCCCTGTAAGGCAGGGCACTTCCAGAACACCTCCTCCCCGGATGccagctgcctgccccacaccag GTGTGAGGACCTGGGCCTGGTAGAAGCAGCGCCAGGCACTGCCCAGTCTGACACCAGCTGCAGAAATCCACCAGAAACCCCCGAGATGCCAG GAACTATGCTGATGCTGGCCATCCTGCTGCCCCTGGTCTCCCTGCTGTTCCTCTCCACCATCCTCGCCTGCACCTGGAAGAGCCACCCGTCTCTCTGCAGGAAGCTGG GGTCCCTGCTCAAGAGCCGTCCAGAG GGAGAAGAATCCAATATTGCTGATGGAAACTGGCAGCCTCCAAGCATCAACCCACATATCCCTGACCTGGTAAAGCCACTTCTGCCCATCCCTGGAGACTTGCCCCTGGCCTCAGcctggcccccaccacccccagttGTGGAGCAAGAGGTGCTACAACAGCAGAGTCCTCTGAGCCAGGCCCGGGAGCTGGAAGCTGAGCTCCCAGAGCAAGGCCAGGTGGCCCACG GTACCAATGGCTTTCATGTCACCGGCGGGTCTGTGACTGTCACTGGCAATATCTACATCTACAATGGACCAGTACTGGGGGGAGCACGAGGCCCTGGAGACCCCCCTGCGCCCCCGGAGCCTCCATACCCCATTCCTGAAGAGGGTGCCCCTGGTCCTCCCGGGCTCTCTACACCCTACCAGGAAGATGGCAAAGCTTGGCACCTGGCCGAGACAGAGACACTGGGATGCCAAGACCTCTGA
- the LTBR gene encoding tumor necrosis factor receptor superfamily member 3 isoform X2 — protein MQLPPYHTENQTCRDQEKEYYEPKHQACCSRCPPGTHVSAECSRDQDTVCATCPENSYNEHWNHLSICQLCRPCDQILGFQETAPCTSKQKTQCHCQPGMFCVRWDHECIHCEPLSDCPPGTEAERKGEAGEANHHCVPCKAGHFQNTSSPDASCLPHTRCEDLGLVEAAPGTAQSDTSCRNPPETPEMPGTMLMLAILLPLVSLLFLSTILACTWKSHPSLCRKLGSLLKSRPEGEESNIADGNWQPPSINPHIPDLVKPLLPIPGDLPLASAWPPPPPVVEQEVLQQQSPLSQARELEAELPEQGQVAHGTNGFHVTGGSVTVTGNIYIYNGPVLGGARGPGDPPAPPEPPYPIPEEGAPGPPGLSTPYQEDGKAWHLAETETLGCQDL, from the exons ATGCAG TTGCCCCCATACCACACGGAGAACCAAACCTGCCGGGACCAGGAAAAGGAATACTACGAACCCAAGCATCAGgcctgctgctcccgctgccCCCCAG GCACTCACGTCTCCGCTGAATGTAGCCGTGACCAGGACACCGTGTGTGCCACGTGCCCTGAAAACTCCTACAACGAGCACTGGAACCATCTGTCCATCTGCCAGCTGTGCCGCCCCTGTGACCAGA TCCTGGGCTTCCAGGAGACTGCGCCTTGCACTAGCAAACAGAAAACCCAGTGCCACTGCCAGCCAGGAATGTTCTGCGTCCGTTGGGACCATGAGTGTATACACTGCGAGCCACtctccgactgcccaccgggcaCTGAAGCTGAGCGCAAAG gtgaggctggggaggCTAATCACCACTGTGTGCCCTGTAAGGCAGGGCACTTCCAGAACACCTCCTCCCCGGATGccagctgcctgccccacaccag GTGTGAGGACCTGGGCCTGGTAGAAGCAGCGCCAGGCACTGCCCAGTCTGACACCAGCTGCAGAAATCCACCAGAAACCCCCGAGATGCCAG GAACTATGCTGATGCTGGCCATCCTGCTGCCCCTGGTCTCCCTGCTGTTCCTCTCCACCATCCTCGCCTGCACCTGGAAGAGCCACCCGTCTCTCTGCAGGAAGCTGG GGTCCCTGCTCAAGAGCCGTCCAGAG GGAGAAGAATCCAATATTGCTGATGGAAACTGGCAGCCTCCAAGCATCAACCCACATATCCCTGACCTGGTAAAGCCACTTCTGCCCATCCCTGGAGACTTGCCCCTGGCCTCAGcctggcccccaccacccccagttGTGGAGCAAGAGGTGCTACAACAGCAGAGTCCTCTGAGCCAGGCCCGGGAGCTGGAAGCTGAGCTCCCAGAGCAAGGCCAGGTGGCCCACG GTACCAATGGCTTTCATGTCACCGGCGGGTCTGTGACTGTCACTGGCAATATCTACATCTACAATGGACCAGTACTGGGGGGAGCACGAGGCCCTGGAGACCCCCCTGCGCCCCCGGAGCCTCCATACCCCATTCCTGAAGAGGGTGCCCCTGGTCCTCCCGGGCTCTCTACACCCTACCAGGAAGATGGCAAAGCTTGGCACCTGGCCGAGACAGAGACACTGGGATGCCAAGACCTCTGA